In Rhinopithecus roxellana isolate Shanxi Qingling chromosome 16, ASM756505v1, whole genome shotgun sequence, a single genomic region encodes these proteins:
- the ORM1 gene encoding alpha-1-acid glycoprotein 1, with product MALSWVLTVLSFLPLLEAQIPLCANLVPVPITNATLDRISGKWFYIASAFRNEEYNKSVHEIQAAFFYFTPNKTEDTIFLRQYQTRQNQCIYNSSYLNVQRENGTISKYEGGQEHFAHLLILRDMKTFMLAFKVNDEKNWGVSVYAEKPETTEEQLGEFYEALDCLRIPRSDVVYTDQKKDKCEPLERQHEKEKKQEEGERQHEKKKQEEGES from the exons ATGGCGCTGTCCTGGGTTCTTACAGTCCTGAGCTTCCTACCTCTGCTGGAAGCCCAGATTCCATTGTGTGCCAACCTAGTACCGGTGCCCATCACCAATGCCACCCTGGACCGG ATCTCTGGCAAGTGGTTTTATATTGCATCAGCCTTTCGAAATGAGGAGTACAATAAGTCGGTTCACGAGATCCAAGCAGCCTTCTTTTACTTTACCCCCAACAAGACAGAGGACACGATCTTTCTCAGACAGTACCAGACCCG ACAGAACCAGTGCATCTATAACTCCAGCTACCTGAATGTCCAGCGGGAAAATGGGACCATCTCCAAATATG AGGGAGGCCAAGAGCATTTCGCTCACCTGCTGATCCTCAGGGACATGAAGACCTTCATGCTGGCTTTCAAAGTGAACGATGAGAAGAACTGGGGGGTGTCTGTCTATG CTGAAAAGCCAGAGACGACCGAGGAGCAACTGGGTGAGTTCTACGAAGCTCTCGACTGCTTGCGCATTCCCAGGTCAGACGTCGTGTACACCGATCAGAAAAAG gataagtgtgagccactggagAGGCAGCACgagaaggagaagaaacaggaggagggggagaggcagcacgagaagaagaaacaagaggAGGGGGAATCCTAG